The following proteins come from a genomic window of Flavobacterium crocinum:
- a CDS encoding aconitate hydratase — protein MAFDIEMIKKVYENMPSRVDKARELVGRPLTLTEKILYNHLWNGTPSQVFKRGVDYVDFAPDRVACQDATAQMALLQFMHAGKSKVAVPTTVHCDHLIQAKIDAATDLARAKTQSNEVFDFLSSVSNKYGIGFWKPGAGIIHQVVLENYAFPGGMMIGTDSHTVNAGGLGMVAIGVGGADAVDVMSGMAWELKFPKLIGVKLTGKLSGWTAPKDVILKVAGILTVKGGTGAIVEYFGEGATAMSCTGKGTICNMGAEIGATTSTFGYDASMGRYLRSTNRADVADAADKIAPYLTGDPEVYANPEQYFDQVIEINLSELEPHLNGPFTPDLATPISKMKDEAIKNNWPLQIQVGLIGSCTNSSYEDISRAASLARQVAAKNLKTKAEFTITPGSEVVRSTIERDGFIDTFHKIGATVFANACGPCIGMWDREGAEKEERNTIVHSFNRNFSKRADGNPNTLAFVGSPELVTAMAIAGDLGFNPLTDKLINEDGEEVMLDAPTGDELPEKGFYAEDPGFQAPAEDGSGVQVVVNPTSERLQLLAPFDAWDGKNITGAKLLIKAFGKCTTDHISMAGPWLRFRGHLDNISNNMLIGAVNAYNQKTNSVKNQLTGQYDAVPAVARAYKAAGVPSIVVGDHNYGEGSSREHAAMEPRFLGVKAVLVKSFARIHETNLKKQGLLGLTFANEADYDKIQEDDTINFLDLTEFAPGKPLTLEFVHANGTKDIILANHTYNAGQIGWFVAGSALNLIAAGKA, from the coding sequence ATGGCTTTTGATATTGAAATGATTAAAAAAGTGTATGAGAACATGCCGTCTCGTGTGGATAAAGCGCGAGAGCTTGTTGGTCGTCCGCTTACCCTAACAGAGAAAATTTTATACAATCACCTTTGGAACGGAACACCGTCTCAGGTATTTAAAAGAGGTGTAGATTATGTTGATTTTGCACCAGACCGTGTTGCATGTCAGGATGCAACGGCTCAAATGGCATTATTGCAGTTTATGCACGCCGGAAAGTCAAAAGTTGCCGTTCCAACAACAGTGCACTGTGATCACTTAATTCAGGCAAAAATTGATGCTGCAACCGATTTGGCAAGAGCAAAAACACAGAGTAATGAAGTTTTTGATTTTCTTTCGTCTGTTTCTAATAAATACGGAATTGGTTTCTGGAAACCGGGAGCCGGAATTATCCATCAGGTAGTACTTGAAAATTACGCTTTCCCTGGCGGAATGATGATTGGTACCGATTCACATACTGTAAATGCAGGAGGTTTAGGAATGGTTGCAATTGGAGTTGGTGGTGCCGATGCCGTAGACGTAATGTCCGGAATGGCATGGGAACTTAAATTTCCTAAATTAATTGGAGTTAAATTAACGGGTAAATTATCAGGCTGGACAGCTCCTAAAGATGTTATTCTTAAAGTTGCCGGTATTCTTACTGTAAAAGGTGGTACTGGAGCTATTGTTGAATATTTTGGAGAAGGTGCTACAGCAATGTCTTGTACCGGAAAAGGAACAATTTGTAATATGGGTGCTGAAATTGGAGCTACAACTTCAACTTTTGGTTATGATGCTTCTATGGGACGTTACCTGCGTTCTACAAATAGGGCAGATGTTGCAGATGCTGCCGATAAAATTGCTCCATATTTGACAGGAGATCCGGAAGTCTATGCAAATCCGGAACAATATTTTGATCAGGTTATTGAGATTAACTTATCTGAATTAGAACCGCATTTAAACGGACCTTTTACTCCGGATTTAGCTACTCCGATTTCTAAAATGAAAGACGAGGCAATCAAAAATAACTGGCCATTACAAATTCAGGTAGGATTAATTGGTTCTTGTACTAATTCATCTTACGAAGATATTTCTCGTGCAGCTTCTTTGGCAAGACAAGTTGCGGCTAAAAATTTAAAAACAAAAGCAGAATTCACTATTACGCCAGGTTCTGAAGTAGTTCGTTCTACAATTGAAAGAGACGGATTTATTGATACATTCCATAAAATTGGGGCAACCGTTTTTGCTAATGCCTGCGGACCGTGTATTGGTATGTGGGATAGAGAAGGGGCAGAAAAAGAGGAGAGAAATACAATCGTTCACTCTTTTAACCGTAATTTCTCAAAACGTGCAGATGGTAACCCTAATACATTAGCTTTTGTTGGTTCTCCGGAATTAGTAACAGCGATGGCAATTGCGGGTGATTTAGGTTTTAATCCATTAACAGATAAATTAATCAATGAAGATGGAGAAGAAGTAATGCTGGATGCGCCAACGGGAGACGAACTTCCTGAAAAAGGTTTCTATGCCGAAGATCCGGGATTCCAGGCTCCGGCAGAAGACGGTTCAGGAGTTCAGGTAGTGGTAAATCCAACATCAGAGCGTTTGCAGTTATTAGCTCCATTTGATGCTTGGGATGGTAAAAACATTACTGGCGCTAAATTATTAATCAAGGCATTTGGAAAATGTACAACCGATCATATTTCTATGGCTGGGCCTTGGTTGCGTTTCCGTGGACATTTAGATAATATTTCAAATAATATGCTGATTGGTGCCGTGAATGCTTATAACCAAAAAACAAATTCTGTTAAAAATCAATTGACAGGTCAATACGATGCTGTTCCTGCTGTGGCTCGTGCTTACAAAGCAGCCGGAGTTCCTTCTATTGTTGTGGGAGATCATAACTATGGTGAAGGTTCTTCTCGTGAACATGCGGCTATGGAACCTCGTTTCTTAGGAGTGAAAGCGGTATTGGTGAAATCTTTCGCCCGTATCCATGAAACCAACCTTAAAAAACAAGGTCTTTTAGGATTAACTTTTGCAAATGAAGCAGATTATGATAAAATTCAGGAAGATGATACAATCAATTTCTTAGATTTAACTGAATTCGCTCCGGGAAAACCATTAACATTAGAGTTTGTTCATGCAAATGGTACAAAAGATATTATCTTGGCAAACCATACTTATAATGCCGGACAAATCGGATGGTTTGTTGCAGGTTCTGCATTAAACTTAATTGCAGCAGGAAAAGCTTAA